Genomic segment of Chrysiogenia bacterium:
CCACGCAGCTCATGGCCCTGAGTATTCGGGGCAGCGGCGAATCGTTGTTCGGCGGCGCCGAGGTTTTGCAGCGCGTGGAAAATGCATCGAACCTGAGTTCGGTAAGCGGCGCGGCGAGCGGCACGGCAAGGATCTTTGCCGCCATGGGAATCCTCGGGTGGAACTGGGACCCCGTCGCGATTGGCATTCGCGCGGAATGGATCCATGTGAGCGATCCCGACAATGTCGTGAGCGCCAGCGCGTGGGCGGGTCAGGCGATCGGACCATCGAATGTCCTGATTGGCGACGGTGACGTTTACGGCGGCAGTGTGTTCCTCACCTGGGTGATTACCCGGGGCGTCTTCGTGCGGGGCGAATACCGCCTGGATGCCGCCGACTACGACACGGCCAGCACCGCCCTCGCGATCATCAACCCCGACACCGCCAAGGCCCATCTGGGCCTCCTGCAGGTCAACGCCAGCTTCGAATAGATCGCTATCCCTCCGGAATCATTTCTGATCTGCTGGGCAAGTCTTCGTCACGAAGGCGATGTCCACGCGGAATTGCGACGTCCTGGCCTTGCCGATAAACTCAATAATAACAATCAGTTACGTGGCATCGTGTCGATAGTGTGATTTGTATCACATTTCATTCCTGATCCCAGAGTTAGTGTTTTGCAAGATAGGACGCCGCAAGTGTGACCCTGCCGCCAGAGGCAGAAAAGGCCCGGGAACGGGCGCACCGGCGAGGCAGCAGAAAGTCAGGCATCAAGCGCGCTGGGTCGATACTTGCGGTTCGAGGGCATGAGGAAACGGAGACAAGGGCAGAGGCGAACGCCCCTTCGTTTCATCACATCCGCCCCCAAAGCGGGGCGCCGTAGGAGAGTAGAGGCACATGAGAACAAAGTTTTTAGGTTTTCTCTCAGCAGCAGTCCTGATACTGGGCGCAGGCGCGGGCTCCGCATACGCGGAGAGCTTTAGCCTCGGCGGCTCTTTCGATGGCTTCGGAGGCTGGTCGCACTCCGACAAGAACGGTCCACCGGTCGGACGCAGCCAGGCCTTCATGAATGAACTGCCGACGGTATGCTCGGCATCGAATGCGGCGGGCAATTGTCTCGTCAACTTTGCCAACGTCACCCCGGGTGATACCGATTTCGGTATCTATGAAACTTCACTGAGCCTTGTCGGCGCCGGCGAAATCAACGAATACGCGGACATGGTCTTCCGGCTCGGCGTCTACGCCCCCGGTTCGGGCGATGATACCGCGGCGGCTGCCGGTCCCGGCGAAGTTTCGCTTCTCGTTGAACAGGCCTACGCGGATTTCCATACCGACGACGGCGAACTCGGCATGTCCATCGGCCGTCTTGCCCCGAACGTGGGCACCAGCCTTCACTCGGCCGACCGCGGCAGCCCCTTCCTCAGCATCGCACGCAGCAAGTTGCTGCCGACGCTCCTTACCGGTGGCATGGCCTATTACAAGAGCGGCGAAGTGAC
This window contains:
- a CDS encoding outer membrane beta-barrel protein; amino-acid sequence: TQLMALSIRGSGESLFGGAEVLQRVENASNLSSVSGAASGTARIFAAMGILGWNWDPVAIGIRAEWIHVSDPDNVVSASAWAGQAIGPSNVLIGDGDVYGGSVFLTWVITRGVFVRGEYRLDAADYDTASTALAIINPDTAKAHLGLLQVNASFE